Proteins from a single region of Antechinus flavipes isolate AdamAnt ecotype Samford, QLD, Australia chromosome 2, AdamAnt_v2, whole genome shotgun sequence:
- the LOC127547153 gene encoding uncharacterized protein LOC127547153 — MRILLLLLSLQLSWSYSMGPRYWGDNFLVRLGNSAGSGGVQDCWVCHHHPQGGPQMRPNAFVAKVPFPRATISSLDATPFVLANPQGNYSDPTVPCFLAGKDLTTTYHHTTETVDVTVSQDGQVYIPDVGTLTCTTNTVGASECHLSQTCRNFTSATCTSCVKGSQARCTFDRAPPQKVTVGNPFWDYPGKFLYGASESPSLQLLHNLLKTNLPIDRMLCDYTHPWGRATRRLLQTLTSGTVCAPKGYAFLCKIAREICFF, encoded by the exons aTGAGGATTCTACTCCTATTGCTCTCTCTCCAGCTCTCCTGGTCTTACTCCATGGGCCCTCGCTATTGGGGTGACAACTTCCTGGTCAGACTAGGGAACTCTGCGGGGAGTGGGGGTGTCCAGGACTGCTGGGTGTGCCATCACCACCCCCAGGGTGGCCCACAGATGCGACCTAATGCATTTGTTGCAAAGGTCCCATTCCCACGGGCTACTATCTCCTCCCTGGATGCTACCCCCTTTGTACTAGCAAACCCCCAAGGGAACTACTCTGACCCAACTGTCCCCTGCTTCTTGGCTGGGAAGGATCTCACAACTACATATCACCACACTACGGAGACAGTGGATGTCACTGTTTCCCAGGATGGCCAGGTTTATATCCCTGATGTTGGGACACTGACCTGCACCACCAACACTGTGGGTGCAAGCGAGTGTCATCTCTCTCAGACCTGCCGGAATTTCACCTCGGCAACTTGCACCAGCTGTGTAAAAGGGTCACAGGCCAGGTGCACTTTTGATCGTGCACCTCCCCAGAAGGTGACCGTGGGAAACCCATTCTGGGATTATCCTGGCAAGTTCCTTTACGGTGCTTCTGAATCGCCTTCCCTACAGCTTCTCCATAACCTTTTGAAAACTAACCTCCCAATAGATAGAATGCTTTGTGACTACACTCATCCATGGGGCCGAGCAACCAGGAGACTGCTTCAGACTCTAACCTCAGGTACCGTCTGTGCACCTAAGGGATATGCCTTCCTCTGCAAA ATTGCTCGTGAAATTTGTTTCTTCTAG